Genomic DNA from Shewanella woodyi ATCC 51908:
AACAGATCTTTAGCAAATTAACTCAATATGGTTTCGATGGTTGGGCAGTGCTTGAGTGGGAGTGTTGTTTGAAACACCCTGCAGATGGTGCAAAAGAGGGCGCCCCCTTTATTGAGCAACATCTGATAAGAACACCTGAATATGCGTTCGATGATTTTGCATCAAGTGGTGTGGATGAATCGTTAAATCGCAGCATTCTAGGACTATAGGGGGAGCATATGTCTGCTGACATAGATCGAAATCGAATTTTTACCGCGAGTTGCCTAGCACTGACGGTAACCGCCATGACGTTCGCTATCCGCGCCGGTATTTTAGGTCAGCTTAGTCAAGACTTTGGTTTATCCGATGCAGAGTTAGGCTGGATAAATGCCATGGCTTTTTTGGGCTTTCCTGTTGCCACCATATTGGGCGGCTTACTGTATAACTTTTTAGGGGCTAAAAAGTTAGTGCTTATCGCTTTTGTGGGCCATATTCTTGGTTTACTGCTCACCATGTCGGCAGATGGTTTTTGGCTATTGTTGATCTCCAGTTTCTGTATCGGTTTTGCCAACGGCGCGGTTGAAGCTGGGTGTAATCCTTTGATTGCAGATATCTATCATAAGAAGCAGACTGTTATGTTAAACCGCTTTCATGTCTGGTTTCCCGGCGGCATTGTGGTGGGAGCTCTTATCTCTAAAGCGATGACAGACATGAGCTTTGGTTGGCAAGCGCAGATTGCCGTGATGTTAGTGCCAACGCTTATCTATGGGTATCTGATCATCAGTCAGACATTTCCTAAAACCGATAATATCAACACCTCTACCTCTGCTAATTTAAAGGGGCTGTTCTCACCTTTGTTCCTATTTATGGCCTTTTGCATGACCTTAACGGCCACCAGTGAACTTGGTACTCAGCAGTGGATTGAGCGTATTCTTGGCGCTTCTGGGGCATCGCCTATGTTAATTATGGCGATGGTGACGGGAGTGATGGCCGTTGGACGCTTTTTTGCGGGCCCCTTAGTGCACAAGCTAAACCCATATGGTGTGCTGCTTTACTCTGCGATAGTAACGACAATTGGTATCTACTCCATGAGCTTAGCAACTGGGAATATGGTGTATGTATCTGCCCTTATTTTTGCATTAGGGGTGACCTATTTCTGGCCAACCATGATAGGTTTTGTGGCGGAGAATATTCCTCAAACTGGCGCCTTAGGGATGTCGGTAATGGGGGGCGTTGGCATGTTTGCTGTCAGTATGTGGAACCCTGTGATTGGACATTGGATTGATAAGGGCAGAGAGCAGGCAGTAGCGGCGCATACCACCCCTGAAATCGTTGAGTTAGCAGCAGGGCAATCAACCTTGGCTAACCTGAGTGTGTTCCCCTTGGTGCTGATATTTGCCTTTGCTGGTTTGGCGCTTTATATGCGACAGCAAAAGCAGAAAGTGAGCCAAGCTCAAGATAGCGCTCAGGCGGAGTCATCATTCTAACTAGGGTAATGGCTAGAGTAATGGTGCTGAGACAAGAGCGCTGATCCATCATTTAACAGCGGTAGTAAAGAGCATAGATAGGTGAGTATTCATGAAGGCTGTATTAACAAGCTTAATAGGATTTTTGATGGTTATCTCAACAACAAGTATGGCCCATGAGGCGTATAGCCTAACGCCGCCAAAGGTGAGCGTTCAGCTTTGGTCAGTTAAAGATCAACTTAAAGATGATTTTGAAGCCACTGTTGAGGCACTGGCCCAAATGGGGTTTGACGGTGTTGAGTTTGCCGGAGATTTCGGCCCATTTAATGAGGATGCCAATGGGTTGAGGTTATACCTAGATTCATTAGGCATGGTGGCAAGTGGTGCTCATGTCTCCTTTGAGCAGCTCAATGATGAGAATTTCACTGAAACGGTCGCGTTTTACCAAGCGTTAGGGGCGAAGGTGTTAATTGTAGGGTGGGACAAGAGGGCTTGGGATCCTAAGGGGATAGATTTTGTCGTTAATGAACTTAATCGTATCTCGCTGAAGCTAAAGCCTTTAGGGATCAAATTTGGTTTCCATAACCATGAGCATGAGTTTAATGGTTTTAAGGGCACCACTTTTTGGGACTACTTGGCTAAAAATACAATGCAAGATGTGGTTCTTCAACAAGATGTTGGTTGGACTACCTATGCGGGACGGGATCCCATTGAATATGTGAAGCGCTACCCAGGTAGAACTATTACCACGCACTATAAGGTGAAACTACCAGAAGGGGTCGAGGGAAAGCTGCCTATCATAGGCCAGGACACCATAGATTGGTTAGCACTGACAAAGGCAAATATCGCTGTTGGTGGTACCCAGTGGTTAGTGGTAGAGCAGGAGGAGTATCCTAATGGATTAACCCCGCTACAAGCGGTGGAAAAGTCGAAGCTGGGCTTAGATAACATATTAAAACAACTATAAAAAACATTAATAAAACAGCGATAAAAACAGTTTAACTGTGTGAGGGAGTGCAATGACTAAGTGGGGAGTAAGTATTAAGAGTCGGTCGCAACAGGTGATTGCAGCCTTACTGCTATCGACAGTGGCAACGGCAGGTGTTGCTGCTGATAACCAGCTATCAAAAAAGGAGAAAGAGGCTGGGTGGCAACTGCTG
This window encodes:
- a CDS encoding MFS transporter translates to MSADIDRNRIFTASCLALTVTAMTFAIRAGILGQLSQDFGLSDAELGWINAMAFLGFPVATILGGLLYNFLGAKKLVLIAFVGHILGLLLTMSADGFWLLLISSFCIGFANGAVEAGCNPLIADIYHKKQTVMLNRFHVWFPGGIVVGALISKAMTDMSFGWQAQIAVMLVPTLIYGYLIISQTFPKTDNINTSTSANLKGLFSPLFLFMAFCMTLTATSELGTQQWIERILGASGASPMLIMAMVTGVMAVGRFFAGPLVHKLNPYGVLLYSAIVTTIGIYSMSLATGNMVYVSALIFALGVTYFWPTMIGFVAENIPQTGALGMSVMGGVGMFAVSMWNPVIGHWIDKGREQAVAAHTTPEIVELAAGQSTLANLSVFPLVLIFAFAGLALYMRQQKQKVSQAQDSAQAESSF
- a CDS encoding sugar phosphate isomerase/epimerase family protein; protein product: MVISTTSMAHEAYSLTPPKVSVQLWSVKDQLKDDFEATVEALAQMGFDGVEFAGDFGPFNEDANGLRLYLDSLGMVASGAHVSFEQLNDENFTETVAFYQALGAKVLIVGWDKRAWDPKGIDFVVNELNRISLKLKPLGIKFGFHNHEHEFNGFKGTTFWDYLAKNTMQDVVLQQDVGWTTYAGRDPIEYVKRYPGRTITTHYKVKLPEGVEGKLPIIGQDTIDWLALTKANIAVGGTQWLVVEQEEYPNGLTPLQAVEKSKLGLDNILKQL